A region of Caballeronia insecticola DNA encodes the following proteins:
- a CDS encoding ABC transporter substrate-binding protein — protein MSIDRTTETVAHADAGTRLEELTRRGASRRNVLRAMAAGGLMSMTGAGLLTASGAVFAQDKPKQGGRIRVATQSSSAADTLDPAKGALGTDYARAFMFYSGLTELDNHLGAKMALAESLETKDATVWVVKLRSGVQFHDGKSLAPADVVYSLMRHKDPAVGSKAKTLADQFKEIKATGPNELTITLSGANADLPVILADSHFLIVKDGTTDFKTAVGTGPFKVKEFAPGVRTVGVRNEKYWKPGMPHLDEVELIGIADEPARVNALMSGDVQLINAVSARSTERIKGTQGFAVLETKTGQYTDLIMRDDGGITGNADFRRGMTYLMDREQMRRTIFRGYGAIGNDQPIDPSNKYYMSGLPQRGFDPDKAKFHFQKAKLGNAPIQLYASPAAEGSVEMAVLMQQVAPQAGLNLQVVRVPSDGYWSNHWMKHPLGFGNINARPSADVIFTQFFKSDAPWNEANWKSAQFDQMLVAARGEPDDAKRKKIYGDMQELVHTDGGVGIPMFQSSLDAHTTKLKGLGGIPLAGLMGWMFAENVWLEA, from the coding sequence ATGAGCATCGATCGAACGACTGAAACAGTTGCCCATGCCGATGCCGGCACACGGCTCGAAGAACTGACGCGCCGTGGCGCGTCGAGGCGCAACGTCCTTCGCGCGATGGCCGCGGGCGGGCTCATGTCGATGACGGGCGCGGGTCTCCTCACGGCGAGCGGCGCGGTGTTCGCGCAGGACAAGCCGAAGCAGGGCGGCCGGATTCGCGTGGCGACGCAGTCGTCGTCGGCGGCCGATACGCTCGATCCCGCCAAGGGCGCGCTCGGCACCGACTATGCACGCGCGTTCATGTTCTATAGCGGCCTGACCGAGCTCGACAATCACCTCGGCGCGAAGATGGCGCTCGCCGAATCGCTCGAAACCAAGGACGCGACGGTCTGGGTCGTGAAGCTTCGCAGCGGCGTGCAGTTCCACGACGGCAAATCCCTTGCGCCCGCCGACGTCGTTTATTCGCTGATGCGCCATAAAGATCCGGCGGTCGGCTCGAAAGCGAAGACGCTCGCCGATCAGTTCAAGGAGATCAAGGCGACCGGTCCGAACGAACTGACGATCACGCTTTCCGGCGCGAATGCCGATCTGCCGGTGATTCTCGCGGACTCGCACTTCCTCATCGTGAAGGACGGCACGACGGACTTCAAGACGGCTGTCGGCACGGGTCCGTTCAAGGTCAAGGAGTTCGCGCCGGGCGTGCGCACCGTGGGCGTGCGCAACGAGAAGTACTGGAAGCCGGGCATGCCGCATCTCGACGAAGTGGAACTCATCGGCATCGCGGACGAACCCGCGCGCGTGAACGCGCTGATGTCGGGCGACGTGCAACTCATCAACGCGGTGAGCGCGCGCTCGACGGAGCGCATCAAGGGCACGCAGGGCTTCGCGGTGCTCGAAACCAAAACGGGCCAGTACACCGATCTCATCATGCGCGACGACGGCGGCATCACCGGCAATGCCGACTTCCGCCGCGGCATGACGTATTTGATGGATCGCGAGCAGATGCGCCGGACGATCTTCCGCGGCTATGGCGCGATCGGCAACGACCAGCCGATCGATCCGAGCAACAAGTACTACATGTCGGGGCTGCCGCAGCGCGGCTTCGATCCCGACAAGGCGAAGTTCCACTTTCAGAAGGCGAAGCTCGGCAATGCGCCGATCCAGTTGTATGCATCGCCGGCGGCGGAAGGCTCGGTCGAGATGGCCGTGCTGATGCAGCAGGTCGCGCCGCAGGCAGGGCTGAACCTGCAGGTCGTGCGCGTGCCGTCCGACGGCTACTGGTCGAATCACTGGATGAAGCATCCGCTCGGCTTCGGCAACATCAATGCGCGCCCGAGCGCGGACGTGATCTTCACGCAGTTCTTCAAGTCCGATGCGCCGTGGAACGAAGCCAACTGGAAGAGCGCGCAGTTCGACCAGATGCTGGTCGCGGCGCGCGGCGAACCCGACGACGCCAAGCGCAAGAAGATCTACGGCGACATGCAGGAGCTCGTGCACACGGACGGCGGCGTCGGCATTCCGATGTTCCAGAGTTCGCTCGATGCGCATACCACGAAGCTGAAGGGCCTCGGCGGCATTCCGCTCGCGGGTCTGATGGGCTGGATGTTCGCCGAGAACGTGTGGCTCGAGGCATGA
- a CDS encoding NAD(P)/FAD-dependent oxidoreductase: MKLDSYWLDTASAMIPTCEGPADGQADVVVIGGGFTGLSAALALGKRGASVVVLDAGRIGGGASGRNGGQCNTGVAQDYAALRAQLGAERAQGCYRAYAAAVATVERLIREEQIDCDYLASGKLKLAAKPHHLAHIAATAELIRREVDPDIDLLDREQVRSEVQSDAFHGGLLQRHGGQMHMGKFAAGLARAAVTQGARLYEHAEVTNIVKEGGAYRIESKRGSLRCKQVLIATGPSKHGPFAWYRRRLAPVGSFIIVTEPLPEDQLNRLLPNRRSYTTSRLMHNYFRVTHDARLLLGGRARFTASERPSDAKSGRILQANLAAIFPSLASARIDYCWGGLVDITADRLPRAGQHDGIYFSMGYSGHGTQMSTHMGQIMAEVMNGNTAANPWREFDWPAIPGHTGKPWFLPLVGAYYSIKDVFY, translated from the coding sequence ATGAAACTCGACTCCTACTGGCTCGATACCGCGTCCGCCATGATCCCGACGTGCGAAGGCCCGGCCGACGGTCAGGCCGATGTCGTCGTGATCGGCGGCGGGTTCACCGGTTTGTCGGCGGCGCTCGCGTTGGGCAAGCGGGGCGCGTCCGTCGTCGTGCTCGATGCCGGGCGCATCGGCGGCGGCGCATCGGGCCGCAATGGCGGTCAGTGCAATACGGGCGTCGCGCAAGACTATGCGGCGCTGCGCGCGCAACTCGGTGCCGAGCGCGCGCAAGGCTGTTATCGCGCGTATGCGGCGGCGGTGGCGACCGTCGAGCGTCTGATCCGCGAGGAACAGATCGATTGCGACTATCTCGCGTCGGGCAAGCTCAAGCTCGCCGCGAAGCCGCATCATCTCGCCCATATCGCGGCCACCGCCGAGCTGATCCGGCGGGAAGTCGATCCGGATATCGATCTGCTCGACCGCGAACAAGTCCGCAGCGAAGTGCAATCCGATGCCTTTCACGGCGGCCTGTTGCAGCGTCACGGCGGGCAGATGCACATGGGCAAGTTCGCCGCCGGTCTCGCGCGGGCGGCGGTGACGCAAGGCGCGCGTCTCTACGAGCACGCCGAAGTCACGAACATCGTGAAGGAAGGTGGCGCGTATCGCATCGAGTCGAAGCGCGGTTCGCTGCGCTGCAAGCAGGTGTTGATTGCGACGGGACCGTCGAAGCATGGCCCGTTCGCGTGGTATCGCCGCAGGCTCGCGCCGGTGGGCTCGTTCATCATCGTGACGGAGCCGCTGCCCGAAGATCAGTTGAACCGGCTGCTGCCCAATCGCCGCTCGTACACGACGAGCCGCCTCATGCACAACTACTTTCGCGTGACGCACGACGCGCGTCTTCTGCTCGGCGGACGCGCGCGCTTCACGGCGTCGGAGCGTCCGTCCGATGCGAAGAGCGGTCGTATCCTGCAAGCGAATCTCGCGGCGATCTTCCCGAGTCTCGCGAGCGCGCGCATCGACTATTGCTGGGGCGGTCTCGTCGATATCACCGCCGACCGGCTGCCGCGCGCGGGCCAGCACGACGGCATCTATTTCTCGATGGGCTACAGCGGCCACGGCACGCAGATGTCGACGCACATGGGCCAGATCATGGCCGAGGTCATGAACGGCAACACGGCGGCGAACCCGTGGCGCGAGTTCGACTGGCCCGCGATTCCCGGTCACACGGGCAAGCCATGGTTTCTGCCGCTCGTCGGCGCGTATTACTCGATCAAAGACGTTTTCTATTGA
- a CDS encoding haloacid dehalogenase type II — MIDFEPKYITFDCYGTLTKFRMADMAREMYADRLQGDDLEQFVKFFAGYRRDEVLGAWKPYRDVIVNSVRRACARMNVEFNEAEAEKYYTAVPTWGPHPDVPEGLSRLATKYKLVILSNASNDQIQSNVDKLGAPFHRVFTAQQAQSYKPRMQGFEYMFDQLNCNPEDVLHVSSSLRYDLMTAHDMGIKHKAFVKRGHEPGTPYYEYYEVDTIGDLATQLGL, encoded by the coding sequence ATGATCGATTTTGAGCCGAAGTACATCACGTTCGACTGCTACGGCACGCTGACGAAATTCCGCATGGCCGATATGGCTCGCGAAATGTACGCCGACCGCCTGCAAGGCGACGACCTCGAGCAATTCGTGAAGTTTTTCGCGGGCTATCGCCGCGACGAAGTGCTCGGCGCATGGAAGCCGTATCGCGACGTGATCGTCAACTCGGTGCGCCGTGCATGCGCGCGCATGAACGTCGAATTCAACGAAGCCGAAGCCGAGAAGTATTACACCGCCGTGCCGACCTGGGGCCCGCATCCGGACGTGCCGGAAGGGCTTTCGCGGCTGGCGACGAAATACAAGCTCGTGATCCTGTCGAATGCATCGAACGATCAGATTCAGAGTAACGTCGACAAGCTGGGCGCGCCGTTTCATCGCGTGTTCACGGCACAGCAGGCGCAATCGTACAAGCCGCGCATGCAGGGCTTCGAGTACATGTTCGACCAGCTGAACTGCAATCCGGAAGACGTGCTGCATGTGTCTTCGAGCCTGCGCTACGACCTGATGACCGCGCACGACATGGGCATCAAGCACAAGGCGTTCGTCAAGCGCGGCCACGAACCCGGCACGCCGTACTACGAGTATTACGAAGTGGACACCATCGGCGATCTCGCCACGCAACTCGGTCTTTGA